From Triticum urartu cultivar G1812 chromosome 2, Tu2.1, whole genome shotgun sequence, a single genomic window includes:
- the LOC125539554 gene encoding xyloglucan endotransglucosylase protein 7-like — translation MASPLHCRPKLRLLCVALAFVLAVDVGRADIYKDIQIIWSADHTYYFMDGDSEALALSLDFNRGSAFKSNDMYLFARIDIDIKLVEGNSAGTVCTVYTISEGPWDIHDEIDLEFLGNSTGEPYTLHTNVFAYGVGGREQQFKLWFDPSADYHTYSIVWNPKRITIEVDGVTIRTFDNNEDQGVPFPSWQQQRVYGSLWNADDWATQGGRVKTDWSLAPFVSYYRNYNITYCRPSPGVSWCGAEPAGSPLFNLSPKARADLQWVRYMGYVLYDYCTDRSNRYTDATRPKECSLPPRP, via the exons ATGGCTTCGCCATTGCATTGCAGGCCAAAGCTGCGGCTCCTGTGCGTGGCCCTGGCCTTCGTCCTGGCCGTGGACGTGGGCAGGGCGGACATCTACAAGGACATCCAGATCATATGGAGCGCGGACCACACCTACTACTTCATGGACGGCGACAGCGAGGCGCTGGCGCTCTCGCTGGACTTCAACCGGGGCTCCGCCTTCAAGTCCAACGACATGTACCTCTTCGCCCGCATCGACATCGACATCAAGCTCGTCGAAGGCAACTCCGCCGGCACCGTCTGCACCGTCTAC ACCATCTCGGAGGGGCCGTGGGACATCCACGACGAGATCGACCTGGAGTTCCTGGGCAACTCCACCGGCGAGCCCTACACCCTCCACACCAACGTGTTCGCCTACGGCGTCGGCGGGCGGGAGCAGCAGTTCAAGCTCTGGTTCGACCCCAGCGCCGACTACCACACCTACTCCATCGTCTGGAACCCCAAGCGCATCAC GATCGAGGTGGACGGCGTGACGATCCGGACGTTCGACAACAACGAGGACCAGGGCGTGCCGTTCCCGTCGTGGCAGCAGCAGCGGGTGTACGGGAGCCTGTGGAACGCCGACGACTGGGCGACGCAGGGCGGGCGCGTCAAGACGGACTGGTCGCTGGCGCCCTTCGTCTCCTACTACCGCAACTACAACATCACCTACTGCCGGCCGTCGCCCGGCGTGTCGTGGTGCGGCGCCGAGCCCGCCGGGTCCCCGCTCTTCAACCTCTCCCCCAAGGCGCGGGCCGACCTGCAGTGGGTGCGCTACATGGGCTACGTCCTCTACGACTACTGCACCGACAGGAGCAACCGGTACACCGACGCCACCAGGCCCAAGGAGTGCTCGCTCCCGCCCCGCCCGTGA
- the LOC125539553 gene encoding putative xyloglucan endotransglucosylase/hydrolase protein 13, with product MSSPLLVAMAAAAIVVACCLAACPVGAGASAGGFYDNFVVKWGTDPDPDRRVEIVDGGRLVTLTLNNVSGAGFQSRDAFLFGEFTMEMKLVPGDSAGTVTTFYLTSKDPTAAGDGHDEIDFEFLGNVSGEPYLMQTNVFAQGVGGREQRSYLWFDPTEDFHNYTILWNPLNIIFSVDGVPVRVFRNHDANGVPYLSRQAMKVHATIWDGDTWATRGGRVKIDWAHAPFVASYGTYASSACVSAVGNGDQDGAPSAFCCPGDASSWMARRLGPDGERAVAWARDTYMVMDYCDDPWNLGRPAECDMDRLASAV from the exons ATGTCGAGTCCTCTGCTTGTTGCAATGGCCGCGGCGGCGATCGTCGTGGCCTGCTGTTTAGCGGCGTGTCCGGTCGGCGCGGGCGCGAGCGCTGGTGGCTTCTACGACAACTTCGTGGTGAAGTGGGGCACGGACCCGGACCCCGACCGGCGGGTCGAGATCGTCGACGGCGGCCGGCTGGTGACGCTCACCCTCAACAACGTCTCCGGCGCCGGGTTCCAGTCCCGGGACGCCTTCCTCTTCGGCGAGTTCACCATGGAGATGAAGCTCGTGCCCGGCGACTCCGCCGGCACGGTCACCACCTTCTAC CTGACATCCAAGGACCCGACGGCGGCGGGGGACGGGCACGACGAGATCGACTTCGAGTTCCTGGGCAACGTCAGCGGGGAGCCGTACCTGATGCAGACCAACGTGTTCGCCCAGGGGGTCGGGGGCAGGGAGCAGCGGTCCTACCTGTGGTTCGACCCGACAGAGGACTTCCACAACTACACCATCCTCTGGAACCCTCTGAACATCAT CTTCTCTGTGGACGGCGTGCCGGTGCGCGTGTTCCGGAACCACGACGCGAACGGCGTGCCGTACCTGAGCAGGCAGGCGATGAAGGTGCACGCCACCATCTGGGACGGCGACACCTGGGCCACCCGCGGCGGCCGGGTCAAGATCGACTGGGCGCACGCGCCCTTCGTCGCCTCCTACGGGACCTACGCCTCCAGCGCCTGCGTCTCCGCGGTCGGCAACGGCGATCAGGACGGAGCGCCGTCGGCCTTCTGCTGCCCGGGCGACGCCTCGTCGTGGATGGCCCGGCGGCTGGGGCCCGACGGCGAGCGCGCGGTGGCGTGGGCGCGGGACACGTACATGGTGATGGACTACTGCGACGACCCCTGGAACCTGGGCCGCCCCGCCGAGTGCGACATGGACCGGCTCGCCTCTGCCGTCTGA